One Penicillium oxalicum strain HP7-1 chromosome III, whole genome shotgun sequence genomic region harbors:
- a CDS encoding rRNA biogenesis protein rrp36 gives MAISDILNRRVRARPDEDDEIYSEQSSGGEGVSQDEDEHIDDSNREDLDSDNSQDESDNAASDSDSDSEANEHEHERESDNSSDSESDPNEDIKESLSNISFGALAKAQASMGPKKRKNKPSTSAPESEPTSTASPLDDIRAKIRAAREQKREAAAKALDTTSTSTGDGARQKKAARSSKHAPMVQSSKYAVSRKRVIVEPSSAPKARDPRFDAAVMGHSGKGNNTQASEKAYSFLDEYRASELRDLKRQMAQTKNPEAKEALKRQIRSATDQQKARENKKREEAVIAEHKKKEKEAIRDGKKSTPYFLKKSDLKKQVMQKKYEEMGSRDRAKALERRRKKLASKERKEMPMERRGFEGMDGGPPARGGGGGGKRRRLE, from the exons ATGGCCATCAGCGACATACTCAACCGCCGTGTGCGGGCGCGAcctgacgaggatgatgaaatcTACTCAGAGCAGTCCAGCGGGGGCGAAGGGGTATCccaagacgaagatgaacaTATTGACGATTCGAACAGAGAAGATCTTGATTCGGATAAC TCACAAGATGAATCAGACAACGCAGcctccgactccgactccgactccgaaGCCAACGAGCATGAGCACGAGCGCGAGTCTGACAACTCCTCCGACTCCGAATCTGACCCCAACGAGGACATCAAAGAATCACTAAGCAACATCTCCTTCGGCGCCCTCGCCAAAGCCCAAGCCTCCATGGGCCCCAAAAAGCGCAAAAATAAACCCTCCACATCCGCCCCCGAATCCGAACCCACCTCAACCGCCTCTCCACTTGACGACATCCGCGCAAAGATCCGCGCAGCACGCGAGCAGAAGCGTGAAGCTGCAGCCAAGGCACTCGACActacctccacctccacagGTGATGGGGCTCGACAGAAGAAAGCCGCGCGATCCTCCAAACATGCGCCCATGGTGCAATCATCCAAATACGCCGTCTCCCGCAAACGCGTGATCGTCGAGCCCTCTTCTGCCCCCAAAGCGCGCGATCCCCGCTTCGACGCAGCCGTCATGGGCCACAGCGGAAAAGGTAACAACACGCAAGCCTCCGAAAAGGCATACTCTTTCCTAGACGAGTACCGTGCTTCGGAATTACGCGATCTTAAGCGACAGATGGCGCAGACCAAGAATCCCGAAGCCAAGGAAGCTTTGAAACGACAAATTCGCTCGGCGACGGACCAGCAAAAGGCGCGAGAGAACAAAAAGCGCGAGGAGGCTGTGATTGCGGaacacaagaagaaggagaaagaggcgaTCCGGGATGGAAAGAAGAGTACACCGTATTTCTTGAAGAAGTCGGATCTGAAGAAACAAGTGATGCAGAAAAAGTACGAGGAGATGGGATCGCGCGATCGAGCCAAGGCTTTGGAACGACGGAGGAAGAAGTTGGCTTcgaaggagaggaaggaaatgCCCATGGAGAGACGTGGGTTCGAAGGTATGGATGGTGGACCGCCTGCTCgtgggggaggtggagggggaaagagaaggaggctgGAATAG
- a CDS encoding Elongation factor 1-gamma 2, giving the protein MSFGKLYGQAENPRTIAVLVAAKHNELDLELVNTEPRSAATTTAEYLKLQPLGKIPAFEGANGFNLSEVIAIAIYVTSQNEKTTLLGKTKQDYASIVRWMSFANSELLIQFGGWYRPLLGLDAYNKKTVDEVAKAALKTIAVLEKHLTANTYLVGERITLADIFTASLLLRAFANVLDKKWRSENPAVTRWFNTIVNQPAFKAVVPSPVLAEEITKYVAPKKEEKPKAAAAPAAAAPAAEEPAPAPKPKHPLEALGKPTLILDEWKRQYSNEDTRGAAMPWFWEHYKPEEYSLWKVDYKYNDELKLTFMANNLIGGFHSRLEASRKYLFGCQAVFGANYACVIKGVFLVRGQEAAPAFDVAPDWESYNFEKLDHTSEADRKYVEDIWAWDTPVTVDGKTLEMADGHVFK; this is encoded by the exons ATGTCTTTCGGAAAGCTCTACGGTCAAGCT GAGAACCCCCGCACCATCGCGGTGCTGGTCGCTGCCAAGCACAATGAGCTCGACCTCGAGCTGGTCAACACCGAGCCCCGGTCGGCCGCTACCACCACCGCTGAGTACCTGAAGCTCCAGCCCCTCGGCAAGATCCCTGCCTTCGAGGGTGCCAACGGCTTCAACCTCTCCGAGGTCATTGCCATCGCCATCTACG TCACCTCCCAGAACGAGAAGACCACCCTTCTTGGCAAGACCAAGCAGGACTATGCCTCCATCGTTCGCTGGATGTCCTTCGCCAACAGCGAGCTGCTCATCCAGTTCGGTGGCTGGTACCGCcctctcctcggcctcgacGCCTACAACAAGAAGACCGTCGACGAGGTCGCCAAGGCTGCTCTGAAGACCATTGCCGTCCTTGAGAAGCACCTCACCGCCAACACCTACCTGGTCGGCGAGCGCATCACCCTGGCTGATATCTTCACTGcctccctccttctccgcgCCTTCGCCAACGTTCTTGACAAGAAGTGGCGCTCCGAGAACCCTGCCGTCACTCGCTGGTTCAACACCATTGTGAACCAGCCCGCCTTCAAGGCTGTTGTCCCTTCCCCCGTTCTTGCTGAGGAGATCACCAAGTACGTTGCTCCtaagaaggaggagaagcccAAGGCCGCCGCTGCCCCCGCTGCCGCTGCCCCCGCCGCTGAGGAGCCCGCTCCCGCCCCCAAGCCCAAGCACCCCCTTGAGGCTCTTGGCAAGCCCACCCTCATCCTTGATGAGTGGAAGCGCCAGTACTCCAACGAGGACACCCGCGGTGCTGCCATGCCCTGGTTCTGGGAGCACTACAAGCCCGAGGAGTACTCCCTCTGGAAGGTCGACTACAAGTACAACGATGAGCTCAAGCTCACCTTCATGGCCAACAACCTGATCGGTGGCTTCCACTCTCGTCTCGAGGCTTCCCGCAAGTACCTCTTCGGTTGCCAGGCTGTCTTCGGCGCCAACTACGCCTGCGTCATCAAGGGTGTCTTCCTTGTCCGCGGCCAGGAGGCTGCCCCCGCCTTCGACGTCGCTCCCGACTGGGAGTCCTACAacttcgagaagctcgaccACACTTCCGAGGCTGACCGCAAGTACGTTGAGGACATCTGGGCCTGGGACACCCCCGTCACCGTCGATGGCAAGACCCTCGAGATGGCTGACGGCCACGTCTTCAAATAA
- a CDS encoding 37S ribosomal protein S9: MARPTSNGLVQAFQSLRLHSPLPARSALRSLAHQSRTYATEVQAETQQLSTPAPNELAPAAPEIDFQKFLSRPARIVPASPAYFSGSPRFIDHVLELEKLQAKYASLPTVAASDAPRMAWFKLAQFRDYVGEPVPMKKYKSLVKILQRLNRIQPEMLPAEVKDTLKSFLRPGNPFAVQHISRTVDENGRARAKGKRKESTAVVQLVEGEGEVIVNGKSLVEVFQRVHDRESALWALRCTQRMDKYNAWITVRGGGITGQAEAITLAIGRALMMHEPGLKAVLRKAGVISVDARRVERKKPGHVKARKMPTWVKR; this comes from the exons ATGGCCCGACCAACATCCAATGGCCTTGTGCAGGCCTTCCAGTCCTTACGACTGCATTCACCACTCCCAGCTCGCTCTGCACTTCGATCTCTAGCACACCAATCGCGAACCTATGCGACCGAAGTGCAAGCGGAAACCCAACAATTATCCACACCGGCCCCGAACGAACTGGCACCCGCAGCCCCCGAGATTGATTTCCAAAAATTCCTCAGCCGTCCGGCTCGCATCGTACCCGCCTCGCCCGCATACTTCTCCGGGAGTCCTCGGTTCATCGATCATGTTTTGGAGTTGGAGAAGTTGCAAGCCAAGTATGCCTCGCTACCAACCGTGGCAGCCAGTGATGCTCCTCGTATGGCCTGGTTCAAGCTGGCCCAGTTCCGGGACTATGTCGGCGAGCCCGTTCCTATGAAAAAGTACAAGAGCTTGGTGAAGATCCTGCAAAGGTTGAACCGCATTCAGCCGGAGATGCTTCCCGCGGAGGTCAAGGACACGCTCAAGTCGTTCCTGCGTCCCGGGAATCCGTTCGCGGTCCAACACATCTCTCGGACCGTGGACGAGAATGGACGCGCGCGTGCCAAGGGCAAGCGTAAGGAGTCCACCGCTGTCGTGCAGCTGGTTGAGGGTGAGGGCGAGGTGATTGTCAATGGCAAATCGCTTGTCGAGGTATTCCAGCGCGTACATGATCGGGAAAGCGCCTTGTGGGCTCTTCGTTGCACTCAGCGTATGGATAAATACAACGCCTGGATCACAGTGCGAGGTGGAGGTATCACCGGCCAAGCTGAGGCGATCACCTTGGCCATCGGGCGGGCTCTGATGATGCACGAGCCAGGCCTGAAGGCTGTGCTCCGAAAGG CTGGTGTCATCAGTGTCGATGCGCGTCGTGTCGAAAGAAAGAAGCCGGGTCACGTCAAAGCCCGCAAGATGCCTACTTGGGTCAAGCGTTAA